A stretch of the Lactuca sativa cultivar Salinas chromosome 9, Lsat_Salinas_v11, whole genome shotgun sequence genome encodes the following:
- the LOC111919558 gene encoding protein ASPARTIC PROTEASE IN GUARD CELL 2, translating to MMTAAILTTMVEVAILICLLQLATATATATATTAAASSLSYPSHQILAVQEIIDTTKSAAQVPQTQLLDHETIESGESHGGKRWKLNLVHRDKLSENDDGHRRRTEARLKRDVKRVAILNSRIGGNHTKGGVEGGRFEVEDFGSEVISGMRQGSGEYFVRIGVGSPPRSQYMVVDSGSDVVWVQCLPCKQCYQQSDPLFDPASSASFVAVSCASPVCQHAETAVGCHGHGGGRWCKYEVSYGDGSYTKGTLALETLSFGNTFIRNVAIGCGHRNQGLFVGAAGLLGIGGGSMSLVSQLGGEAGGAFSYCLVSRGAGSLGSLEFGRESLPTDSAVWVPLLRNPRFPSFYYVGLSGLGVGGVQVTIPEPIFKLSDMGHGGVVMDTGTAVTRLPTVAYAAFRDTFIVQTTNLPRAPPVSIFDTCYDLNGFVTVRVPTVSFYFSGGPVLTLPASNFLIPVDDMGTFCFAFAPTSSGLSIIGNIQQEGIQISFDSTNGLMGFGPNVC from the coding sequence ATGATGACAGCCGCCATACTAACTACGATGGTGGAGGTGGCGATTCTGATATGCTTACTCCAACTCGCCACAGCCACTGCCACAGCCACAGCCACCACCGCCGCAGCATCATCGTTGTCCTACCCATCTCATCAAATCCTTGCCGTCCAAGAAATCATAGATACCACAAAATCAGCTGCCCAAGTACCCCAAACACAACTACTTGACCATGAAACAATAGAGTCCGGAGAGTCTCACGGCGGGAAGAGATGGAAGCTGAACCTTGTCCACCGTGACAAGCTGTCGGAGAATGATGATGGTCACCGGCGGCGGACAGAAGCTCGGTTGAAGAGGGACGTGAAAAGGGTGGCAATTTTGAATAGTCGAATTGGTGGTAACCACACCAAAGGTGGTGTTGAAGGAGGGCGGTTCGAGGTGGAAGATTTTGGGTCGGAGGTGATTTCCGGCATGCGACAAGGGAGCGGTGAGTATTTTGTGAGAATAGGTGTTGGAAGTCCACCGCGAAGTCAATACATGGTGGTTGACTCTGGTAGCGATGTTGTGTGGGTCCAATGCTTGCCATGCAAGCAATGCTACCAACAATCAGACCCGCTTTTTGACCCGGCCAGCTCAGCTTCTTTTGTGGCTGTCTCTTGCGCATCCCCTGTATGTCAACATGCAGAAACCGCCGTTGGTTGCCATGGTCACGGTGGTGGTCGGTGGTGTAAATATGAGGTTTCTTATGGCGATGGATCTTACACAAAGGGAACTTTAGCCCTTGAAACACTAAGCTTTGGAAATACTTTCATCCGTAATGTTGCCATTGGATGCGGTCATAGAAACCAAGGGTTATTTGTTGGTGCAGCCGGACTACTTGGAATCGGTGGTGGCTCTATGTCACTAGTGAGTCAACTCGGTGGCGAAGCCGGTGGTGCATTTAGTTACTGTCTTGTTAGCCGAGGGGCTGGTTCCCTCGGTTCGCTAGAATTCGGGAGAGAATCTCTCCCGACAGACAGTGCTGTTTGGGTCCCACTGCTACGTAACCCGAGATTCCCTAGTTTTTATTATGTGGGACTCTCAGGTCTCGGAGTGGGAGGGGTTCAAGTTACAATACCTGAACCCATTTTCAAACTGAGCGACATGGGCCACGGAGGAGTTGTGATGGACACTGGAACAGCTGTCACACGACTTCCGACTGTGGCCTATGCAGCTTTCCGTGACACTTTTATAGTTCAAACTACAAACCTACCTCGTGCACCACCGGTTTCCATATTTGACACATGCTATGACCTAAATGGGTTTGTAACTGTTCGAGTCCCGACTGTGTCATTCTACTTTTCCGGAGGACCGGTTTTGACACTTCCGGCGAGTAACTTTCTAATTCCGGTGGACGATATGGGAACATTTTGTTTCGCCTTTGCTCCAACATCATCGGGTCTTTCTATTATTGGAAATATTCAACAAGAAGGTATACAAATTTCTTTCGATTCTACAAATGGACTCATGGGATTTGGCCCCAATGTTTGCTAA